A genomic segment from Aspergillus puulaauensis MK2 DNA, chromosome 1, nearly complete sequence encodes:
- a CDS encoding uncharacterized protein (COG:E;~EggNog:ENOG410PM1W;~InterPro:IPR014710,IPR011051,IPR005708;~PFAM:PF04209;~go_function: GO:0004411 - homogentisate 1,2-dioxygenase activity [Evidence IEA];~go_process: GO:0006559 - L-phenylalanine catabolic process [Evidence IEA];~go_process: GO:0006570 - tyrosine metabolic process [Evidence IEA];~go_process: GO:0055114 - oxidation-reduction process [Evidence IEA]): protein MPGSKFAIEDPFAYHTGLNSYHESEAVKDALPRPQSLPQRHALGLYPERISGTSFTAKRALNKQTFIYRILPSTAQSGWTRVPDHPLSHRLRSELNFVPDQLIWPPAQVKKDKTFLDGLEMIGGAGDPTTKNGVAYYFFTCGVSMDEKQAFYSADGDLLIVPQIGVLDIRTELGDMRVRPREICVVPRGIRFRVSLPSGPSRGHVIEAYSGHFDVPELGPIGSMGLANVRDFEIPKAGYIDTEDVTEVIAKFGGQVHKTEMKGSAFNAVAWHGTYYPFKYDLGKFMPMGSTLYDHQDPSIYIVLSCPSDKPDHAAVDFLVLGPRWMVMEDTFQIPYFHRNTMSEFSSVLSGGFDLSRVPPQLYGMSGLNNVLSPHGLSASDTENAMKKVLRPERVPDDTMAFLVESCYPIGLTKWAYDNAIKPNDGGDFGRFKRRFNPKI, encoded by the exons ATGCCGGGATCCAAATTCGCCATCGAGGATCCATTCGCATACCACACCGGTCTTAATTCATACCATGA GTCAGAGGCCGTGAAAGATGCGCTCCCACGACCACAGAGTCTCCCCCAACGCCATGCCCTAGGTCTATACCCCGAGCGCATCAGCGGGACTTCCTTCACGGCCAAGCGGGCTTTGAACAAGCAGACTTTCATATACCGGATTCTTCCATCTACTGCGCAGTCCGGGTGGACTAGAGTCCCTGACCACCCGCTAAGCCACCGCCTGCGCTCAGAGCTCAACTTCGTCCCGGATCAACTGATATGGCCGCCGGCTCAAgtcaagaaagacaagacCTTCCTGGATGGGTTGGAGATGATCGGGGGCGCAGGGGATCCAACGACGAAGAACGGTGTGGCTTACTACTTCTTCACATGTGGAGTTAGCATGGATGAGAAGCAGGCTTTTTACTCTGCCGACGGCGATCTGCTCATTGTTCCGCAGATCGGGGTGTTGGATATCCGGACCGAGTTGGGCGATATGCGGGTGCGTCCGCGCGAAATATGTGTCGTCCCCAGGGGTATTCGGTTCCGGGTATCGTTGCCTTCTGGACCGTCTCGTGGACATGTCATCGAGGCGTACTCTGGGCACTTTGATGTTCCTGAGCTTGGCCCGATTGGATCCATGGGGCTGGCGAACGTGCGGGACTTTGAGATTCCGAAGGCTGGATATATTGACACAGAAGATGTCACGGAGGTTATTGCCAAGTTTGGGGGTCAGGTCCATAAGACGGAGATGAAAGGGAGTGCGTTTAATGCTGTTGCATGGCATGGAACGTACTATCCATTCAAGTATGATTTGG GAAAATTCATGCCGATGGGATCGACCCTTTATGATCACCAG GATCCGTCAATCTACATTGTTCTCTCCTGTCCATCCGACAAACCAGACCATGCTGCAGTTgacttcctcgtcctcggcccTAGGTGGATGGTCATGGAAGATACGTTCCAAATCCCGTATTTCCACCGAAACACCATGTCCGAGTTCTCATCTGTCCTGAGCGGAGGATTCGATCTATCCCGCGTACCACCGCAGTTGTACGGCATGAGCGGGTTAAACAACGTCCTGAGTCCTCATGGATTGTCAGCGTCTGATACCGAGAACGCAATGAAGAAAGTCCTGCGTCCGGAGCGTGTGCCGGATGACACCATGGCGTTCTTGGTCGAGAGCTG CTACCCAATTGGACTGACGAAATGGGCATATGACAATGCCATCAAGCCtaatgatggtggtgatTTTGGTAGGTTTAAGCGGCGGTTCAACCCTAAGATCTAG